Genomic window (Capricornis sumatraensis isolate serow.1 chromosome 16, serow.2, whole genome shotgun sequence):
ACTCAGGACCCTCTGGGGGAGAGGCATCAGGATATGTAGGTGAGATGCAGTTTTCACAGTAATGGAGAACAGGAGAGTGACTCCTGATTTCTAATCTTGGAGAGCTAAGGGGGGCCAGTCTCACTGGAAGGGAACAAAAAAACTTGTCTTGATCTTCTGTGGTTTTTGACAAGCAGTCTGGTTTTTTGGACTGcctgtctttctttttgtttatgcTCTGTGATTTGTGGGATCTCatctccctgaccaggcattAAACCTGGGCCACTGCAGTGAATGCCTAAATCATAACCCCTAGGCCATCAGGGAACTCCTTGGGATGGcccccttttcatttccctctctcAACCCTGGACACAGCTTGTCTTCGTTTTTGGTCTACAGGAAGCAGGATTCTAGGTGAAGGAAATTCTTTGTCTGGCAAACCTGAGGGGATAGGGGAACGAAGATGGGTCTGAATTAATGAACCAGACCAGGACAAGGCCATGGGGTGAATCTAACCTTCTATGCACACCTCAGACACAGCAAGTAGCAAGCACATCTATTAAATGCTAGTTTCTGCACCCACAAGTCCTTGGCCACTCTGAAGGAGGAATCCTGCCATCCACAGAGGCTCACGCTACCAGAAAGCTCCTCCCAGAGCTGCCGGCCAATTCCTCAGCTGGCCCCTTCTCTCATTACCTCCTGGGAGGTATCCAAAACTCAGAGCTAGTGTATTTATAGGCAAGCCCAAgggggtgaagggaaaggctagtgGTTATAAACATGGGGTTGCCTGAGTCTGAGAGGTCAGGGGACAGATGGTCTGGGGAGGGGCAAGGCTGGCCCCTGAGGATGTGAGAGAGAGCTCTGCATCTGAGTAAAGCTTACTGGAGGGAAGGGGTATAAACAGAAAGGAGGCAGGTAGGGGCCATTCAGATGTTGGACAACATGTCACCCAACTGTTGGCCATAAGCAAATTGTATACGAATAAATAAGTGGAATAAACtatatgaaacaactgactggttcaaaactgagaaaggagtacaacaaggctgtatattgtcaccctgtttatttaacgtctatgcagagtacatcatatgaaatgctgggttggatgatttacaagctggaatcaagattaccaggagaaatatcaacaacctcagatatgcagatgatatcatgttaatggcagaaaatgaagaagaactaaagagcctcttgatgagggtgaaagaggagagtgaaaaggtcacctttaaaactcaatattaaaaaaactaatatcatggcatccagtcccatcacttcatggcaaatagaaggggaaaaggtggaagcagcaacagattttctctttttgggtctaaaatcaccgcagatgatgactgcagacatgaaattagaagacaattgattcttggatggaaagctatgacaaacctagtgtgtgtgtgtgtgtgtgtgtgtgtgtgtgtgtgtgtgagtctctcggtcatgtccaactgtttgtgactccacagactgtagctcaccaggctcctctgtgcatggaattttccagctaagaatactgaggtaggttgccattcctttctctgggggatctacccaacccaagTTCTTCCGCActgggggcagattctttactttctgagccaccagggaagcccatgagaaacctagacagcgtattaagaagcaaagacatcactttgctgacaaaagtctgtatagttaaagctatggtctttccagtagttatgtatgggagagttggaccataaagaaggcagatggccaaagaattgatgcttttgaactgtggtgttggggaagactcttcagagtcccttggacagcaaggagatcaaactagtcaatccaaaaggaaatcaaccctgaatactcattggaaagactgatgctgaagctccaatactttggccacctgatgtgaacagccaactcattggaaaagaccctgatcctggggaagattgaaggcagaaggaaaagagggcgacagaggatgagatggttggatggtatcaccgattcaatgaacatgaacttaggcaaaccctgggagatagtgagggactgggaggcctggcctgctgcagtccatggggtcgcaaagagtcggacacgacttagtgactcaagaAGTGCACAGCAAGTGCACGAGTGGTGGCCTCTCGGCAGGCAGAACCCTCTTGGTTCCCTTGGCCTAGTGCCTTGGAGTCCCAACCATGGCCGAAAGGGCCCTCCCAAGGGAGAGACCACATCTCACAATCCTCCTCCTCTAGCTCTGGTTTGCAGGAAGAAAAGTATCCTGGAGATAGACCTCGCAGTCCCTGGAAAGGGAAGTTACAGCTCTCAGCTCAGTTCCCCCCATCTGCTGTCTGTTGTTGGGGAAGAGAGGTATGGGTATCGGGTTACCGCGTTGAGGCTATAGTTAGCCTTGGACTTTGTTGACCTTTGGGACTCCCGGACTCCCAGTTCACAGTACAGCGCAGCGCCTGTGCAGACTTCAGCCCCTGCCACCCAGAAGCTTCAGTTCGCCTTCCCTCTCTCGACCTATTAtcaagtccaagctcactctgcttgccGCCTGACAGGTCAATAAATCTGAGAAAttaggtgttgaggcaaggaatatgactttatttggaaagtctGTTGattgagaagatggcagactaatgtctcaatcTAACTACCTTATTGGGGTCTgtatgccaggttcttttataaaagagaggggtgggggaggtgaagAACAAGGTAAAATGGCAGAATAGAGAGGCGGAGGCAGTGAGGAAGTTAAGCAAAAAGGGCTGTTAGTCTTACAAAACATCTTGCAGGAAATGCCCAGCCTGTAGAAAAAGTGTGTTAATCTCTCCTTTTTTTGCAGCCATTCACTGGTGGAAGGCTCAGCTTCTCTTCCTGTGAGCTGAACAGAGGCATtttagtttaacagtcaggcagaggggcagggttctcTGAGGCAGGACTCTATGTGAGATTATAAAAACTGAAGCAACAAAAAGccagtcaaagaaacagttccatcGTGGAATCAGAATTGGCTCTTCCTTCTAAGAGGCCTCTGCTGCCTCCAGGTGGGTCCCTgaccctgtcccctccccactccagcgGAGCCATTATTACACTTCTACTTTATCATTCCTGGGCAGATGGCTCTGAGAACCCCAGGAATCAGGAGGCGGGGCCTACAGGCTATGGTTGTGCTGCGGTGGAAGTGGGGGATGATATAATCCAAGTTGAGTCCACTCACTTAGACGTGCCCTTGGACCAGTCCGGGCCaggtcctggaccagggatccctCCCACCAGAGAAAAAAGGCTCCAAGTCTCTGTCCCCCAGCCCACTGAAGCCAAGAAAGACCATCGCTGGTCCCACTTTCATCTGGATCTCACCCTCCAAGAATCCAGCAAGAATGATACAGGCAACTCTGCTGATAAGCCTCAGCTGCCTCAGCCTCTACACCCTCGGCAGTGGTGTCCGCCGTTATGACCCTGGGCAGGTAAGTGGGGAGAGCCTTCTGCTGCAGCAAAGGGAATACTTGGTGGGGTGGGACCCGGGCCCTGACTCCTCAAAGATCCCTCCCAGGGACGCTTCTCTAGCATGTCATCCTCTGAACCTGCCTCCTCTCAGGAACCTCCACATCCCCAGGGAGCCCCAAGTTCCCACTCCATCTCCCagaaccccacctccacccacagGTCCTCCTGTGACCCTCCTGCCTTCATACCCTCCTCCCTCGGGACAGCCTCCAGCTTCCTCCTCTCACTTCCCGTCTTCCACCCGGGGCCCAGCCTGCACACTGTCCTTAGGGTTACCTGTGTACGGccctcctgcagcccctcccagaccagggcttgacctcctccccactcccaccccagggtGGAGGATGCAGGCTTCTAGAGCAGGAGAGGACTGAGTCTCAGCACTGACAGGGCCCTGGTGTGGTGTCTACACGCCTgtgtgggagagggaaggagtctGAGGCTGGGCGTGGGGTCAGGTCGTTGGAGATTGAGTGCATATTCGTATGTCACTTGCACACAGTCTTAAAGCCAGAATAGTGCTTGGAAGTCACCCAGCGCCACATTCCACCAAGTGCAGGAACCTCTGTAATGATGGATGACCCCTTTTAGTTAGTTAGGATCTATATGAAGTCCTGACAATAACCCTGTGAGGTTGAAGGTATATTGAGTTTATAAGTGGAGGACTTGAAGCCCAGAAAAGTTGAGACTTGCCCAAGATCTTACAGGCAGTAGGGGGTGAATTCAGGATTTGAACCAATGTCTCTCTGACTTCATTGACTATTATTGAAACCCTAGAGCTCTTGCCAAATATCAGACTCCAGATATTTGAGCATAGAAATGAGATTCTGGGTTTCTGAAAAATCTGTGTTCAGGACCTTAGTCCAGTACCCTGAACTTATACAATTTTCTGTGTGGCCCCTTTCTTCCTTACCTCCGTATGCCCAGGGTGTTACCATCCAGTACTTGAGCCTGGCTCCAGATACATTCGATGATGCCTATGTGGGCTGCTcggaggagatggaggagaaagcAGTGCTTCTGTTAGAGAAGGAGATGGTCAACCATACTCGGTTGCGGGAGTCCTGGGAGACAGCCCAGAAGGCCTGGGAGCAAAAACGTCCAGGGCTCATTCTGCCTCCTGGCTTTAGAAGCCAGCACGGAATCGCCATCATGGTCTACACCAACTCATCCAACACTTTGTACCGGGAACTGAACCAGGCTGTGCGGACTGGCGGTGGCTCCTGGGAGTCCTACATGAACCACTTCCCTTTCAAGGCCCTGCATTTTTACCTGACCCGGGCCCTGCAGCTGCTGCGGGGTGGTGGGGGCTGCAGCAGGGAACCTGGGCAGATGGTGTTTCGTGGCGTGCGCAGGATTCACTTTGAACCCAAGAGTATGAGGGACTCTATCCGCTTGGGCCAGTTTGCCTCCAGCTCACTGAATGAGACAGTGGCCCGTGGATTTGGTAATGCCACTTTCTTCTCTCTAAGGACTTGCTCTGGAGCCCCCATCCAGGACCTATCTGTCTTTCCTGAGGAGCGTGAGGTGCTGATCCCCCCATATGAAGTCTTCGTGGTGACGAATTTCTCTAAGGATGGAAACAGAAGCCTGGTGACTCTCTCCAGCAGTGATCAGATGTGCAGCCACTTTAACTGCGCCTATCTGGGTGGTGAGCCATGCATGAGGGAAGCAGGACTGCCAGGAGGTCCCCAGTTGATTTCAGTCCCCAGGGCCTTCAAGAGACCCATGTCATTCACGAGGACGTTGAGGGCCAGAAGCTAGTTGGAGATATTCTTTCTTCGTGACTCAGGTTCTGCCAGCTCAGTGGCAGTCAGATAAATGTTTTCTGCATGTGTGAATATTCTTGGATGATTTTCCAAATGTTCTCAAAATTTTCCTTCTGCTACACAGTCTAATAGACAAAGGAGGGCAATAAGCAGAGGAAAGTGGCAGGAGTACAGCTTCAGATCTCAGGAGGCCAGCTTCAGATCTCAGGAGGCCATGGGCATAGTGGGTTGATGGGACCCACATCTGCTATTCCCCAGAGCTAAGGcaggacagagtgactgagccagggtggggcagggatggaaaggcaaaaagggaAGATTTActggaagaaggaggaggaatggAAGTCAGAAGTATatttgggagaaggggaagatggaTTGAATTGGGAATAGTTGTACCAGGGCCTGGTGGGAAGGGAAGTTTGGGGTGTGACGGTCTGTCTACCTAGAGGCCTCACTGTGGTGTCTTTTGCAGAGAAGAAGAGGCCGAGCTGTGAGTCTGGGCCAAGTGAGTCACCCTCGGGTCCCTCCCTTGGCTGTTTGACTCCCCTGGCCCTGCTGACCAttcactgccttctcttctctctccagttGGAGGGCAGGGAGACTCACTCTCCAAGAGGgccttctctctgctctcctggAAGACCCTGCTCCTGGCCTCTTGGGGGTTCCAGCTCTTAGGAGCTGGGCTCTGAACATTCAGTGCCTGCTACTTAGGAGTCCTGGCAACATGTGACCTCCAGATGAAGAAGGGAGGCTTCAAAGAGCTTGGAGAAGCAAGAAGGTAGTTTCAGACCCAGACCTAGCAGCCATGTCTCCAACCAGGATGTCGTGGAATTTGACCCCATGGTAGGGTGGAGGGAGCCCCACTCTGTGGTGGGGACCCCGGGAACAAGCAAGGGTAGTGCTGTGATGGCCACTCCattaaacagtgctgcagtgtgATGACATCAAATTTCATGACTGCTTTATTTCATGAGACTGGACTCTCTGCCCGCTTTGGTTTTATGGGACTCAGGGACTAAACTGAATGACTTCTTGGTCACTTTTAGACATGGTCCAGGTGTAGACCCTTGTCACACACCATAGCCTGTAACCCCAGATGCTTTAATAGACAGAGAGGTTCCTCAcaacagcctggaaggcaggAAGGGGGACAGACGTTTTATTCAGCTGTTTGACAAGAAATGCAGAGCCAAGGAAGGAAGTCAGAGAGGTTGTTTTCAAACCAGGACCCCTGCACCCACCCCCTAGCCCTCATCTCAGTTCCATCAAAAGTCTGAAGGAGCTCAAAGTAGGATCCTAAGGCCAGGATATCAGGTCCCCAGAGCAAGCCATTTCTGTGTGTCCTCTCCCACCATGCTTCATTTCGGCGTTTGCAGTCTCAAAACATCATGAGACAGAGATTAACACAcactctggatgaaagtgaaggaggagagtgaaaaagttggcttcaagctcaacattcagaaaactatgatcatggcatctggtcccatcacttcatgggaaatagatggggaaacagtggaaacagtgtcagacttttttgggggggctccaaaatcaccgcagatggtgattgcagccatgaaattaaaagacgcttactccttggaaggaaagttatgaccaacctagatagcatatttaaaagcagagacattactttgccaacaaaagtccatctagtcaaggccatggtttttccagtagtcatgtatggatgtgagagttggacagtgaagaaagctgagccccgaagaattgatgcttttgaactgtggtgttggagaagactcttaagatcttgtcccttggactgcaagaagatccaaccagtccatcctaaaggagatcagtcctggaaggactgatgttgaagctgaaactccaatactttggccacctcatgcaaagagttgactcattgaaaaagaccctaatgctgggagggattgggggcaggaggagaaggggacgaccgaggatgagatggctggatggcatcaccaactcgatggacatgggtttgggtagactccaggagttgatgatggacagggaggcctggcgtgctgccattcatggggtcacaaagagttggacacgactgagtgactaaactgaactgaactggagacatTTGCACTCCAGAGCAGAGAATTTATTGAGGCAAGAAGAGCAGCAGTGGTGCCTATGAAGTGACCCCTGCCCTCAGCTGTCTAGGCTGCTCTAGTCAGCAACAGAACAAGGGACCCTCCTCCTGCATCAGGTCCCCTGGAAGACCCTGCTGGGCATTGAGGTCTGCCTCCTGGGACAGGTCCCCAGCCCCCTCTGATTCTTGTTCCTGGTACACTAACATGTGAGCTGGGGAGGAGGGTCCAGATTCCCCAGAAGCTGGAGCCTGAGCCCCTTCCCTCTAGTGTCCAGAAACCCAGTTTCTGAGGACCCCTGGGTCCCCACCAACCCTGGCACAACTCCAGGGTCTCATGCATGGGGGGCTCCAGGTTCTGGAAGCTGTTGTGCACTTGAGTGATGGAGTGACTGAGGATGCTGGCTCGTTTGGTGGCCAGCGTGGCCCTGCCTCCCCCAGAACCCGCTGCACACCTGCTACCTCACTTTGCAGTCAAGACGCCGTCTTGGTCAGCTCTGTCCATCTGTTGCCCAGCTCTGGGGGGCGGGAGTAGAGATGGAGGGGGTCTCTCCGAAGGTGAGTCTGCTCTGGTCCATTTCCACCTTCAACACAACCCCAGGGGAGGGTATGCCCAGGGATCCTGAGGCAGGAGAACTGGAGGAAGTGAGGGACTGGCGCTGGGTTGTGGGCCCAGTGAGCAGGCTGTGTCAGGGTGGATGAATCAGCAGGGTGATGTGGTTCAGAGACACCAAGAAGGAATGTCTTATGGACCAGACAGGGGGTCATGAGTCACAGAGGTGGAAATTTCTAGTGGATCCAGAGGGTCCTCCCTCATGCCTGCAActaattgaaagtgaagtcgctcagtcatgtccagctcttttcgatgccacggactgtagcctgccagtctcctccatccatgggattttccaagcgagaatactgcagtgggctgccatttccttctccaggggattttctccacccagggattgaacccggatctacCACaatgcaggcaggctctttaccatctgagccactagggacctGGATCCTAAGATGATTTCACTTAGGGACCTCCAGGTTGTGAGGGTAGAGGGGCTGGATAGGGGTGAGTCCAGAGGGTAGTGCTTCCCCATGGAAGCTCCCTACACCCTGGTGGTGGGCATGCTGAGGGCCTGAAGTGGCTCCAAGAAGGTGCCCCTGGCTTGGGTCAAGAGTGGAACAGACAGTTTCCATTTGgtgctttcatttcatttccaagaAATGAGTGCTTATTGTGTATGAATGAATCACAGAGCCCAAGTCCCCCTTTGCTTCCTCTTCCTCCATGTCCCTCTACTCAATCTTACCCCTGCCTGCTGCTCTCGTGCTAATGGTACCATTTAAGACCTTTTTGGATGCACTACCagtaatataatattaaatatagatGCACACAGTTGTCTGTACagcctatttttgttttttgttttaccttctttcactttcttaaagaaatttttattaactcatttttattttattaactttaacttattaattttattaactttattaaaatttattaataaattgtattcattcattgatttggctacaccaggtcttagttgtgacaggCAGGATCTTTTTTggggaatgttttttttttaattaatttattctttactgaaggataattgctttacagaattttgttgttttctgtctaccctcaacatgaatcagtcataggtgtacatatatccctgcctcttttgaacctccctcccatctccttccccatcccacccctctagtttgataccgagcccctgtttgagtttcctgagtcatatagcaaattcccgttggctatt
Coding sequences:
- the LOC138092840 gene encoding ecto-ADP-ribosyltransferase 5 — its product is MIQATLLISLSCLSLYTLGSGVRRYDPGQGVTIQYLSLAPDTFDDAYVGCSEEMEEKAVLLLEKEMVNHTRLRESWETAQKAWEQKRPGLILPPGFRSQHGIAIMVYTNSSNTLYRELNQAVRTGGGSWESYMNHFPFKALHFYLTRALQLLRGGGGCSREPGQMVFRGVRRIHFEPKSMRDSIRLGQFASSSLNETVARGFGNATFFSLRTCSGAPIQDLSVFPEEREVLIPPYEVFVVTNFSKDGNRSLVTLSSSDQMCSHFNCAYLGEKKRPSCESGPIGGQGDSLSKRAFSLLSWKTLLLASWGFQLLGAGL